From the genome of Nakamurella flavida, one region includes:
- a CDS encoding oxygenase MpaB family protein, whose amino-acid sequence MSATTASDTRGRPPAPVELSVDGGLFGPDSITWRVHADPVFPLGGMRALLLQALHPRAMAAVAQHGGFEADYWGRLGRTSEYVATLTYADRTRAERMAARVRGVHRRLSATDLFTGETFRVDEPELLLWVHCCEVESFLTVAQRAGVPLSPADADRYLAEQVTAAALIGIDPATVPADRVAMADYFTDIRPRLRTTSEARRGARALVAPPMPSWVSFLTPARPAWAGLASLAFTTLPGWARRMYSFPALPTTDLAATGALRAVRAGLTTLPDKWREPPAVTQARALMDSAERARAS is encoded by the coding sequence ATGAGTGCCACCACGGCGTCGGACACCCGCGGACGCCCGCCGGCCCCGGTGGAGCTGTCCGTCGACGGCGGGCTGTTCGGGCCGGACAGCATCACCTGGCGCGTGCACGCCGACCCGGTGTTCCCGCTCGGCGGCATGCGCGCGCTGCTGTTGCAGGCGCTGCACCCGCGGGCCATGGCCGCGGTCGCCCAGCACGGCGGCTTCGAGGCCGACTACTGGGGCCGTCTCGGGCGCACCAGCGAGTACGTCGCCACCCTGACCTACGCCGATCGCACTCGGGCCGAGCGGATGGCCGCCCGGGTGCGCGGGGTGCACCGCCGGCTGAGCGCCACCGACCTGTTCACCGGCGAGACCTTCCGCGTCGACGAGCCCGAGCTGCTGCTGTGGGTGCACTGCTGCGAGGTCGAGTCGTTCCTGACGGTGGCCCAGCGGGCCGGGGTCCCGCTCAGCCCGGCCGATGCCGACCGGTACCTGGCCGAGCAGGTCACCGCGGCCGCGTTGATCGGGATCGACCCGGCCACGGTGCCCGCCGACCGGGTGGCCATGGCCGACTACTTCACCGACATCCGCCCGCGGCTGCGGACCACCTCCGAGGCACGCCGCGGTGCCCGTGCCCTGGTCGCGCCGCCCATGCCCAGCTGGGTCTCGTTCCTCACCCCGGCCCGGCCGGCCTGGGCGGGACTGGCGAGCCTGGCGTTCACCACCCTGCCCGGCTGGGCGCGGCGGATGTACTCGTTCCCGGCCCTGCCCACCACCGATCTCGCCGCGACGGGCGCGCTGCGAGCGGTCCGGGCCGGCCTGACCACGCTGCCCGACAAGTGGCGCGAGCCGCCCGCCGTCACCCAGGCGCGGGCGCTGATGGACTCCGCGGAGCGGGCCCGCGCGAGCTGA
- a CDS encoding MFS transporter gives MTAPITLRSLAPSAFLPPGLFALGQGAIAPVVVITARQLGASSATAALVVAAAGLGQVLADVPAGALATRFGEKRTMIGAAGLTAVAMAACIWAPTLAVFTGAIFLTGAATAVWLLARQAYLTEVVPFHLRARAMSTLGGVFRIGLFAGPFIGSLVISWVGTAGAYAVQMAAAAAAVIVLLCVRDITGRGGHPPGRADHPPVGTAAAAAAPSAVSTRQVLREHRGVFATMGTAVLLVAAVRAARQVVIPLWGAHLGLDPVTISIVFGISGAVDMLLFYPAGKVMDRFGRIWAAGPSMLVLGIGLVVLPLTSSVEMLTVVGVVMGIGNGIGAGLVMTLAADASPPQGRAVFLGLFRVFADSGNGVGPFVIAGITAVSTLGTGIVAMGVVGLLSAGLLTRWLPRATVGR, from the coding sequence GTGACGGCACCGATCACCCTGCGCTCCCTGGCGCCCAGTGCGTTCCTCCCGCCGGGACTGTTCGCCCTGGGCCAGGGGGCCATCGCCCCCGTCGTCGTCATCACCGCCCGCCAGCTCGGCGCGTCCTCGGCGACGGCGGCCCTGGTGGTCGCCGCCGCCGGTCTCGGTCAGGTGCTGGCCGACGTCCCCGCCGGGGCCCTGGCCACCCGGTTCGGGGAGAAGCGGACCATGATCGGCGCGGCCGGGCTCACCGCGGTGGCCATGGCCGCCTGCATCTGGGCGCCGACGCTGGCCGTGTTCACCGGGGCGATCTTCCTGACCGGCGCGGCCACCGCCGTCTGGCTGCTGGCCCGCCAGGCGTACCTGACCGAGGTGGTGCCGTTCCACCTGCGCGCGCGGGCCATGTCGACCCTGGGTGGGGTGTTCCGGATCGGCCTGTTCGCCGGCCCGTTCATCGGGTCGCTGGTCATCTCGTGGGTCGGGACGGCCGGCGCCTACGCGGTGCAGATGGCCGCCGCCGCGGCCGCGGTGATCGTGCTGCTCTGCGTCCGGGACATCACCGGCCGGGGCGGGCATCCGCCGGGTCGGGCGGACCACCCGCCCGTCGGGACGGCGGCCGCGGCGGCTGCCCCGTCGGCGGTGTCCACCCGTCAGGTGCTCCGCGAGCACCGCGGCGTGTTCGCCACCATGGGCACGGCCGTGCTGCTCGTCGCGGCGGTGCGGGCCGCCCGGCAGGTGGTGATCCCGCTGTGGGGCGCGCATCTCGGGCTCGACCCGGTCACCATCTCGATCGTCTTCGGCATCTCCGGCGCCGTGGACATGCTGCTGTTCTACCCCGCCGGCAAGGTGATGGACCGGTTCGGTCGCATCTGGGCCGCGGGGCCGTCCATGCTCGTGCTCGGTATCGGTCTGGTGGTGCTGCCGCTGACCTCGTCGGTGGAGATGCTCACCGTGGTCGGCGTGGTCATGGGCATCGGCAACGGAATCGGGGCCGGCCTCGTCATGACCCTGGCCGCCGACGCCTCCCCGCCGCAGGGGCGGGCGGTGTTCCTCGGGCTGTTCCGGGTCTTCGCGGACAGCGGCAACGGCGTAGGTCCGTTCGTCATCGCCGGGATCACCGCGGTGTCCACCCTGGGCACCGGCATCGTGGCGATGGGGGTGGTCGGTCTGCTGTCCGCGGGGCTGCTCACCCGCTGGCTCCCCCGTGCGACCGTCGGTCGCTGA
- a CDS encoding aspartate aminotransferase family protein, which yields MPQPTPSPSGPDPGSADFWDRADRYLVRYGAAFVPRIIARSAGSYVYDENDAAILDFTSGQMSAILGHGHPDVVATVTESVTHLDHLFSGMLSRPVVDLATELAATLPESLSRTLLLTTGAEANEAALRMAKLATGRYEIVSFDRSWHGMTSGAAAATYSAGRRGYGPAVPGNLSLPTPDAYRSPFRTPDGTHDWRTELDWGFARIDAQSTGSLAACLVEPILSSGGIIELPEGYLAALQAHCVARGMLLILDEAQTGLGRTGTMYAFERDGVVPDLLTLSKTLGAGLPVAAVLTSPEIESLCHERGFLFYTTHVSDPLAASVARTVLRVIARDGLVARTAELGGRLREGLLDLQSRHECIGDVRGRGLLQGIELVTDRSTRAPADALGRATTAACLDLGLHMNVVQLPGMGGVFRIAPPLTISDAELDAGLDILDRALTTAGG from the coding sequence ATGCCGCAGCCCACCCCGTCCCCGTCCGGCCCCGACCCGGGCTCCGCCGACTTCTGGGACCGGGCGGACCGGTACCTGGTCCGCTACGGGGCCGCCTTCGTCCCGCGCATCATCGCCCGGTCGGCGGGCAGCTACGTCTACGACGAGAACGACGCCGCGATCCTGGACTTCACCTCCGGGCAGATGAGCGCCATCCTCGGGCACGGCCACCCCGACGTGGTCGCGACGGTGACCGAGTCGGTCACGCACCTGGACCACCTGTTCTCCGGGATGCTCAGCCGGCCCGTGGTCGACCTGGCCACCGAACTGGCGGCGACCCTCCCGGAATCGCTGTCCCGCACCCTGTTGCTGACCACCGGCGCGGAGGCGAACGAGGCGGCCCTGCGGATGGCCAAGCTGGCCACCGGCCGGTACGAGATCGTCTCCTTCGACCGGTCGTGGCACGGGATGACGTCCGGCGCGGCCGCGGCGACCTACAGTGCCGGGCGGCGCGGCTACGGACCCGCCGTTCCGGGCAACCTGTCCCTGCCCACCCCCGATGCCTACCGCTCGCCCTTCCGGACACCGGACGGCACCCACGACTGGCGGACCGAACTCGACTGGGGGTTCGCCCGGATCGACGCCCAGTCCACCGGCAGCCTGGCCGCCTGCCTGGTCGAACCGATCCTGTCCTCCGGCGGCATCATCGAGCTGCCCGAGGGGTATCTGGCCGCACTGCAGGCGCACTGCGTCGCCCGCGGCATGCTGCTCATCCTCGACGAGGCCCAGACCGGTCTCGGGCGGACCGGCACCATGTACGCCTTCGAACGGGACGGGGTCGTGCCCGACCTGCTCACCCTGTCCAAGACACTCGGCGCGGGCCTGCCGGTCGCTGCGGTGCTGACCTCGCCGGAGATCGAGAGCCTGTGCCACGAACGGGGTTTCCTGTTCTACACCACGCACGTCTCCGACCCGCTGGCCGCCTCGGTGGCGCGCACCGTGCTACGGGTCATCGCCCGCGACGGCCTGGTGGCCCGGACGGCCGAGCTGGGTGGGCGCCTGCGAGAAGGGCTGCTGGACCTGCAGTCCCGCCACGAGTGCATCGGTGACGTGCGCGGCCGCGGTCTGCTGCAGGGCATCGAGCTGGTCACCGACCGGTCGACCCGCGCCCCGGCCGACGCCCTGGGCCGGGCGACCACCGCGGCCTGCCTGGATCTCGGTCTGCACATGAACGTCGTCCAGTTGCCCGGGATGGGCGGGGTGTTCCGCATCGCCCCGCCGTTGACCATCAGCGACGCGGAACTGGACGCCGGTCTGGACATCCTCGATCGGGCGCTGACCACCGCCGGCGGATGA
- the leuA gene encoding 2-isopropylmalate synthase: MTTSPTSRVQTPVGDIPAGQADHNRQRGSQMPFGRYTPFTPIDLPDRTWPAKTITQAPLWCAVDLRDGNQALIDPMTPARKRRMFDLLVAMGYKEIEVGFPAASQTDFDFVREIIEQDAIPADVRIQVLTQARPELIARTFEAVEGAHSAIVHLYNSTSTLQRRVVFGQDRAGIARIATDGAEEVARWAEKYPDTDWRFEYSPESYTGTELEYAVDVVNQVSAIWQPTPERPMIVNLPATVEMATPNVYADSIEWMHRNLERRDSIVLSLHPHNDRGTAVAAAELGYLAGADRIEGCLFGNGERTGNVCLVTLGLNLFSQGVDPQIDFSDIDEIRRTVEYCNQLAVPERHPYGGDLVYTAFSGSHQDAIKKGFDHLQRDAAAAGVAVDDFTWAVPYLPIDPKDVGRTYEAVIRVNSQSGKGGVAYIMKTEYGLDLPRRLQIEFSRVVQEHTDSEGGEVAPKAMWSFFADEYLQRTEPLTLIRARVDSPDVADTPGTQDDGNRDQVAARIVSRGEEQVIRGSGNGPLAAFCDALGTAGHDVRVLDYVEHALSAGGDAQAAAYVECSLDGRVVWGVGIDPSITKASLKAVVSAINRSAATAPAQD, encoded by the coding sequence ATGACCACCTCCCCCACCTCCCGCGTCCAGACCCCGGTCGGCGACATCCCCGCCGGGCAGGCGGACCACAACCGGCAGCGCGGATCGCAGATGCCGTTCGGCCGGTACACCCCGTTCACCCCCATCGACCTGCCCGACCGCACCTGGCCGGCGAAGACGATCACCCAGGCGCCGCTGTGGTGCGCGGTCGACCTGCGTGACGGCAACCAGGCGCTGATCGACCCGATGACCCCGGCGCGCAAGCGACGAATGTTCGACCTGCTGGTCGCCATGGGCTACAAGGAGATCGAGGTCGGCTTCCCGGCGGCCAGCCAGACCGACTTCGACTTCGTCCGCGAGATCATCGAGCAGGACGCGATCCCGGCCGACGTCCGGATCCAGGTGCTGACCCAGGCCCGACCCGAGCTCATCGCCCGCACCTTCGAGGCCGTGGAGGGTGCCCACTCGGCGATCGTCCACCTGTACAACTCCACCTCCACGCTGCAGCGGCGGGTCGTGTTCGGGCAGGACCGGGCCGGCATCGCCCGGATCGCCACCGACGGCGCCGAGGAGGTCGCCCGCTGGGCGGAGAAGTACCCGGACACCGACTGGCGCTTCGAGTACTCGCCGGAGTCCTACACCGGCACCGAGCTGGAGTACGCGGTCGACGTGGTCAACCAGGTGTCGGCCATCTGGCAGCCGACCCCCGAGCGGCCGATGATCGTCAACCTGCCGGCCACCGTCGAGATGGCCACGCCCAACGTGTACGCCGACTCCATCGAGTGGATGCACCGCAACCTGGAACGCCGCGACTCCATCGTGCTGTCGCTGCACCCGCACAACGACCGGGGCACCGCCGTCGCCGCCGCCGAGCTGGGCTATCTGGCCGGGGCCGACCGCATCGAGGGGTGCCTGTTCGGGAACGGCGAGCGCACCGGCAACGTGTGCCTGGTGACGTTGGGGCTCAACCTGTTCAGCCAGGGGGTCGATCCGCAGATCGACTTCTCCGACATCGACGAGATCCGCCGCACCGTCGAGTACTGCAACCAGCTGGCCGTCCCCGAGCGGCACCCCTACGGCGGCGACCTGGTCTACACCGCGTTCTCCGGCTCCCACCAGGACGCCATCAAGAAGGGGTTCGACCACCTGCAGCGGGATGCCGCCGCAGCCGGCGTGGCGGTCGACGACTTCACCTGGGCGGTGCCGTACCTGCCGATCGACCCGAAGGACGTCGGCCGTACCTACGAGGCGGTCATCCGGGTCAACTCGCAGTCCGGCAAGGGCGGCGTCGCCTACATCATGAAGACCGAGTACGGCCTGGATCTGCCGCGTCGGCTGCAGATCGAGTTCTCGCGCGTGGTCCAGGAGCACACCGACAGCGAGGGCGGCGAGGTCGCCCCCAAGGCGATGTGGTCGTTCTTCGCCGACGAGTACCTGCAGCGCACCGAGCCGCTGACGCTGATCCGGGCGCGCGTCGACAGCCCCGACGTGGCCGACACCCCCGGCACCCAGGACGACGGCAACCGCGACCAGGTCGCCGCACGGATCGTCAGCCGGGGTGAGGAACAGGTGATCCGGGGTTCGGGCAACGGCCCGCTCGCCGCATTCTGCGATGCCCTGGGCACCGCCGGGCACGACGTGCGGGTCCTGGACTACGTCGAGCACGCGCTGTCCGCCGGTGGTGATGCGCAGGCCGCGGCCTACGTGGAGTGCTCGCTGGACGGACGGGTGGTGTGGGGCGTGGGGATCGACCCCTCCATCACCAAGGCCTCGCTCAAGGCCGTGGTGTCGGCGATCAACCGTTCGGCGGCCACCGCACCCGCCCAGGACTGA
- a CDS encoding PDR/VanB family oxidoreductase, whose translation MTAVTGTVGTARTAPTTSSLTTSPVTTVRVRQIRWEAEGVVSITLGRDDASPLPGWEPGEHLDLHLREGRIRQYSLCGDPQDRTTWTVAVRLEPEGNGGSRHVHDGLRVGELVEITGPRQRFALRDAPGYLFVAGGIGITPLLPMVVRAARLGLPWRLLYAGTRRSTLPFLDVLARYGDQVQVFATREGAPLDLATTLPTALADLPAGSPVYCCGPDRMLDAVTGLVGPGSLVSERFRPTLIAPPPDALAGGFEVEVGAGGQVLVVSPDDAMIDVLLDAGVDIEYSCREGICGTCETGVLAGVPDHRDNVLTEAERAAGTLVFPCVSRSLTARLTLDL comes from the coding sequence ATGACGGCCGTCACCGGGACGGTCGGGACGGCCCGCACCGCGCCCACCACCTCCAGCCTGACCACCTCCCCGGTGACCACTGTGCGGGTCCGCCAGATCCGGTGGGAGGCCGAGGGAGTCGTCTCGATCACGCTGGGTCGGGACGACGCGTCCCCGCTGCCCGGCTGGGAGCCCGGCGAGCACCTCGACCTGCACCTGCGGGAGGGGCGCATCCGGCAGTACTCGCTCTGCGGGGACCCGCAGGACCGGACGACCTGGACCGTCGCGGTGCGCCTGGAGCCCGAGGGCAACGGCGGATCCCGCCACGTCCACGACGGGCTGCGGGTGGGTGAGCTGGTCGAGATCACCGGTCCTCGGCAACGTTTCGCCCTGCGGGACGCCCCGGGCTACCTCTTCGTGGCCGGCGGGATCGGTATCACCCCGCTGCTGCCGATGGTCGTGCGGGCAGCCCGGCTCGGCCTGCCGTGGCGGCTGCTGTACGCCGGCACCCGTCGCTCGACCCTGCCGTTCCTGGACGTGCTGGCCCGGTACGGCGACCAGGTCCAGGTCTTCGCGACCCGTGAGGGTGCGCCGCTGGACCTGGCCACCACCCTCCCGACCGCCCTGGCCGACCTGCCGGCGGGCTCCCCGGTCTACTGCTGCGGGCCGGACCGGATGCTGGACGCGGTCACGGGACTGGTGGGACCGGGATCGCTGGTCAGCGAACGCTTCCGACCCACCCTCATCGCCCCGCCGCCGGATGCGCTGGCCGGTGGGTTCGAGGTCGAGGTCGGTGCGGGTGGCCAGGTGCTGGTGGTCTCCCCCGACGACGCCATGATCGACGTGCTGCTCGACGCCGGGGTCGACATCGAGTACTCCTGCCGCGAGGGCATCTGCGGGACGTGCGAGACCGGCGTCCTGGCCGGGGTGCCGGACCACCGCGACAACGTGCTCACCGAGGCCGAACGGGCCGCCGGCACGCTCGTCTTCCCGTGCGTCTCGCGCTCGCTCACCGCGCGGCTCACCCTTGACCTCTGA
- a CDS encoding aromatic ring-hydroxylating oxygenase subunit alpha has protein sequence MSTDVDAPTTARPGTVSGSGNVIVSGPLDDRPSGRAILPARSYTGRAEFDHEQQAIFSSGWVWAGFTHWVAAPGDVKPLTVGGRPLLMMRGDDEVVRVFHNACRHRGMALTEEPIQVTKRIQCAYHCWSYNLDGSLAVAPHYKRERRTSPDTEVKDALGLLPVASESWAGMVFVNLMGGDLDAVAPPLADLLAPLQQRWAHIDMDRLHLTQERPFDIDANWKLVVENFLDFYHLPFIHPQVGSVAASLDVDDVVVDSEILGGCYPRGAAGKAAKTDQPLPWLGDVPAEMLERQDIFCVFPNALLFLEADWFQVIGFEPIAPDRTVEHMAVFVDRAAGNEDFAPALKRLCEVLYEVNEQDLPILHKLQAGRHSPGSDRTSLVSYWDQITAHFQALVARRAGYSG, from the coding sequence ATGAGCACCGACGTCGACGCCCCCACGACCGCCCGGCCCGGCACGGTCTCCGGATCCGGCAACGTGATCGTGTCCGGCCCGTTGGACGACCGGCCCAGCGGCCGGGCGATCCTGCCCGCCCGTTCGTACACCGGCCGCGCCGAGTTCGACCACGAGCAGCAGGCCATCTTCTCCAGCGGCTGGGTGTGGGCCGGGTTCACCCACTGGGTCGCCGCGCCCGGGGACGTGAAACCCCTGACCGTGGGCGGCAGACCGCTGCTCATGATGCGCGGTGACGACGAGGTCGTCCGGGTGTTCCACAACGCCTGCCGGCACCGCGGGATGGCCTTGACCGAGGAGCCGATCCAGGTCACCAAGCGCATCCAGTGCGCCTACCACTGCTGGTCGTACAACCTGGACGGCTCGCTGGCCGTCGCCCCGCACTACAAGCGGGAACGCCGCACCTCACCGGACACCGAGGTCAAGGACGCCCTGGGGCTGCTGCCGGTGGCCAGCGAGTCCTGGGCGGGCATGGTGTTCGTCAACCTGATGGGCGGCGATCTGGACGCGGTCGCTCCGCCGCTGGCCGATCTGCTCGCCCCCCTGCAGCAGCGGTGGGCGCACATCGACATGGACCGGCTGCACCTGACCCAGGAGCGTCCGTTCGACATCGACGCCAACTGGAAGCTGGTGGTGGAGAACTTCCTGGACTTCTACCACCTGCCGTTCATCCACCCGCAGGTCGGCAGTGTCGCGGCGTCGCTGGACGTCGACGACGTGGTGGTGGACAGCGAGATCCTCGGCGGCTGCTACCCGCGGGGGGCGGCGGGCAAGGCCGCCAAGACCGACCAGCCGCTGCCCTGGCTGGGCGACGTGCCCGCCGAGATGCTCGAGCGGCAGGACATCTTCTGCGTCTTCCCCAACGCCCTGCTGTTCCTGGAGGCGGACTGGTTCCAGGTGATCGGGTTCGAGCCGATCGCACCGGACCGTACCGTCGAGCACATGGCTGTCTTCGTCGATCGTGCCGCCGGGAACGAGGACTTCGCCCCGGCCCTCAAGCGGCTGTGCGAGGTCCTGTACGAGGTGAACGAGCAGGACCTGCCGATCCTGCACAAGCTGCAGGCCGGCCGGCACTCGCCGGGTTCTGACCGCACCAGCCTGGTGTCCTACTGGGACCAGATCACCGCCCACTTCCAGGCACTGGTGGCCCGCCGGGCCGGGTACAGCGGATGA
- a CDS encoding sugar phosphate isomerase/epimerase family protein — protein sequence MPSDATAPVLRTYQSLWAMEGLPYRSDTGWSLEQRVELIAAAGFDGLAVDLGAKEAPTAAELAPPAAAASLRTAVFAFVDSDPALDTALEYAASIGAPDMVVCGQVFDPDPVRLADVVHGWHTRAAAAGVDLQLETHRNTMTNDLRATVRLLAELDPTVDLAIDLSHHVCGCELPDEPIPEIEDLIAALLARTGSVQGRVASRCQVQVPLDFPAHQRWVERFRGWWQDGFAAILQRHADGSRPATDVMFCAELGTRPYAIVGADGHELSDRWAEALTLRTWAQEAFAAAESASAATTTAPATPSTASTSEPETT from the coding sequence GTGCCGTCCGACGCCACCGCACCTGTCCTGCGCACCTACCAGTCGCTCTGGGCGATGGAGGGACTGCCGTACCGCAGCGACACCGGATGGAGCCTGGAGCAACGGGTCGAACTGATCGCCGCGGCCGGGTTCGACGGGCTGGCGGTCGATCTCGGGGCCAAGGAGGCGCCGACCGCCGCCGAGCTGGCTCCGCCGGCCGCCGCCGCGTCCCTGCGCACCGCCGTCTTCGCATTCGTCGACTCCGACCCCGCGCTGGACACCGCCCTGGAGTACGCCGCCTCCATCGGCGCCCCCGACATGGTGGTGTGCGGCCAGGTCTTCGATCCCGACCCGGTCCGACTGGCCGACGTCGTGCACGGCTGGCACACCCGGGCCGCGGCCGCCGGGGTGGACCTGCAGCTGGAGACCCACCGCAACACCATGACCAACGATCTGCGCGCCACCGTCCGACTGCTGGCCGAGCTCGATCCCACCGTCGACCTGGCCATCGACCTGTCCCACCACGTCTGCGGCTGCGAACTGCCCGACGAGCCCATCCCGGAGATCGAGGACCTCATCGCTGCTCTGCTGGCGCGCACAGGGTCCGTGCAGGGCCGGGTGGCCTCCCGGTGCCAGGTGCAGGTGCCGCTCGACTTCCCGGCCCACCAGCGGTGGGTGGAGCGGTTCCGCGGGTGGTGGCAGGACGGGTTCGCCGCAATCCTGCAGCGGCACGCCGACGGCAGCCGCCCCGCCACCGACGTGATGTTCTGCGCCGAGCTCGGCACCCGCCCGTACGCCATCGTCGGTGCCGACGGGCACGAGCTGTCCGACCGGTGGGCCGAGGCGCTCACCCTGCGCACCTGGGCCCAGGAGGCCTTCGCCGCAGCAGAATCGGCATCAGCAGCCACCACCACCGCGCCCGCCACACCGTCCACCGCCAGCACGTCCGAGCCGGAGACCACCTGA
- a CDS encoding AsnC family transcriptional regulator: protein MTGAPLDVADEALLAALSQDGRASLETLARVTGLHRSTVRARTARLLTEVVDVLGIVHPTVFGLDAYALLLVEPAGPALATAQALAARAEVPFVSVVSGAVGVVAEVRAADQRGVAAVVADLAALPAVAGIETCSYVDILTDAAVPPRPAGPVAVDAIDRSLLARLQVDGRLSFAALAEAVGLSVGATRMRVLRLREEGVLHIGVRLRPAAVGVLQAGAALTVRGDLPAVLDAIGRRPRVTYLASALGRWSVICTVRADSPAGLADELDALRQVPGVSGLRSWTHLRLVKERYQDGAG from the coding sequence ATGACGGGCGCACCGCTGGACGTCGCCGACGAGGCCCTGCTCGCGGCGCTCAGCCAGGACGGCCGGGCGTCGCTGGAGACCCTGGCGCGGGTGACCGGCCTGCATCGGTCGACCGTGCGCGCCCGGACCGCCCGCTTGCTGACCGAGGTGGTCGACGTCCTGGGCATCGTGCACCCCACCGTCTTCGGTCTCGACGCCTACGCCCTGCTGCTCGTGGAGCCCGCCGGGCCCGCGCTCGCCACCGCGCAGGCCCTCGCCGCCCGGGCGGAGGTCCCGTTCGTGTCGGTGGTCTCCGGTGCGGTCGGGGTGGTGGCCGAGGTGCGGGCCGCCGATCAGCGGGGGGTGGCGGCCGTCGTCGCCGATCTCGCCGCGCTGCCCGCCGTGGCCGGCATCGAGACCTGCAGCTACGTGGACATCCTCACCGACGCGGCGGTCCCGCCCCGGCCCGCCGGGCCGGTGGCCGTGGACGCGATCGACCGGTCGCTGCTGGCCCGGCTCCAGGTCGACGGGCGGCTGTCGTTCGCGGCCCTGGCCGAGGCCGTCGGACTGTCGGTGGGGGCGACCCGGATGCGGGTGCTGCGGCTCCGCGAGGAGGGGGTGCTGCACATCGGGGTACGGCTGCGCCCCGCGGCTGTGGGCGTCCTGCAGGCCGGTGCCGCGTTGACCGTGCGCGGCGACCTGCCCGCCGTCCTCGACGCGATCGGCCGTCGCCCGCGCGTCACCTACCTGGCCTCTGCCCTCGGCCGGTGGTCCGTGATCTGCACGGTGCGCGCCGACTCCCCGGCCGGCCTCGCCGACGAGCTCGACGCGCTGCGCCAGGTTCCCGGGGTGAGCGGGCTGCGGAGCTGGACGCATCTGCGGTTGGTCAAGGAGCGCTACCAGGACGGAGCGGGCTGA
- the speB gene encoding agmatinase, with protein MFSVHTPRIQAGPDAPLGPVNAALVPRYAGAATYARLPRLDEVGHADIALLGIPFDTGVSYRPGARFGPAAIREASRLLRPYHPALDTSPFAAVQVADAGDLAVNPFDIAEALATIETQVGELIADGTVPVCMGGDHTIALPLLRAMHRAHGPMAVLHFDAHLDTWDSYFGADYTHGTPFRRASEEGLLDLDALSHVGTRGPLYAAEDLSEDARLGFGIVTSSDVGRRGVDAVAASLTERIGDRPLYLSIDIDVLDPAHAPGTGTPEAGGLTSRELLELLRALDGVNLVGADVVEVAPAYDHADITAVAASHVLYDLVTLIARRLGRAR; from the coding sequence GTGTTCTCCGTCCACACCCCCCGGATCCAGGCCGGCCCCGACGCCCCCCTCGGCCCGGTGAACGCCGCCCTGGTCCCGCGCTACGCGGGGGCGGCCACCTACGCCCGGCTGCCGCGGCTGGACGAGGTCGGCCACGCCGACATCGCCCTGCTGGGCATCCCTTTCGACACCGGGGTCTCCTACCGACCCGGGGCGCGGTTCGGTCCGGCGGCCATCCGTGAGGCGTCCCGGTTGCTGCGCCCGTACCACCCGGCTCTGGACACCAGCCCGTTCGCGGCGGTGCAGGTGGCCGACGCCGGCGACCTCGCCGTGAACCCGTTCGACATCGCGGAGGCGTTGGCCACCATCGAGACCCAGGTCGGCGAGCTGATCGCCGACGGAACGGTGCCGGTCTGCATGGGCGGCGACCACACCATCGCCCTGCCGCTGCTGCGGGCCATGCACCGCGCCCACGGCCCGATGGCGGTGCTGCACTTCGACGCGCACCTGGACACCTGGGACAGCTACTTCGGTGCCGACTACACCCACGGCACCCCGTTCCGCCGGGCGTCGGAGGAGGGGCTGCTCGACCTGGACGCGCTCAGCCACGTCGGCACCCGCGGCCCGCTGTACGCCGCCGAGGACCTCAGCGAGGACGCCCGGCTCGGCTTCGGCATCGTCACCTCCTCCGACGTCGGGCGGCGCGGGGTCGACGCGGTGGCCGCGAGCCTGACGGAGCGCATCGGCGACCGGCCGTTGTACCTGTCCATCGACATCGATGTGCTCGACCCCGCCCACGCCCCCGGCACCGGCACCCCGGAGGCGGGCGGGCTGACCAGCCGGGAGCTGCTGGAACTGCTGCGCGCACTGGACGGGGTCAACCTGGTCGGCGCCGACGTGGTCGAGGTGGCCCCCGCCTACGACCATGCCGACATCACCGCCGTGGCCGCTTCGCACGTGCTCTACGACCTGGTGACGCTCATCGCCCGGCGGCTCGGCCGGGCGCGCTGA